Proteins from a single region of Thunnus albacares chromosome 14, fThuAlb1.1, whole genome shotgun sequence:
- the LOC122996541 gene encoding solute carrier family 22 member 7-like isoform X2 has protein sequence MKFESILEEIDGFGPFQIAIIVLLCTPRIVLPCHFLLNNFIAAVPPHHCDISTLDNGGLFRNLTQAQRLTVSIPVRENGDPKSCEMFAEPQFQLLSNSSDSNDLQRVQCQSGWVYDNSTFTSTLATEWDLVCDRKSLTKTTGTIFFSGVMMGAIAFGFLCDKYGRKNTLLASYIMAMVFGFSSAFANSYILFAVLRFLTGFGLTGITINSVVLSIEWVDVGHRSFIGVIGSLAWSAGNMLLAGFAFLVNDWRTLIMTVTAPLGFAILTWWWIPESARWLLANGKMEKAQYYLDRCAKFNKRQKLSSKLKLETLSNIQILENQDKNYSYLDLFKTPKMRQLTLLTGIVWYGVASTYYGISLNISGFGLNMYLTHFIYAAIEVPAKLMVYFLLNIIGRRKCQAGTLLLTGTCIAINIFAPKGHGTFCFTTVFNH, from the exons ATGAAGTTTGAGAGCATCTTGGAGGAAATTGACGGTTTTGGACCTTTCCAAATCGCCATCATCGTCTTGCTCTGCACCCCTAGAATAGTTCTGCCCTGTCACTTCTTACTGAATAACTTCATCGCTGCAGTGCCTCCTCACCACTGTGACATCAGCACCCTGGATAATGGAGGACTCTTCAGAAATTTAACTCAGGCGCAGAGACTGACAGTCAGCATTCCTGTGCGAGAAAATGGGGATCCAAAATCCTGCGAGATGTTTGCAGAGCCTCAGTTTCAGCTCTTATCCAACAGCTCCGACAGCAACGACCTGCAGAGAGTTCAGTGTCAGAGCGGATGGGTTTACGACAACTCCACCTTCACCTCCACCTTGGCAACAGAG TGGGACCTTGTCTGTGATAGAAAAAGCCTGACCAAAACCACAGGCACAATCTTCTTTTCCGGAGTGATGATGGGCGCAATAGCTTTTGGATTTCTCTGTGATAA GTATGGGAGGAAAAACACTCTCTTGGCCTCGTACATCATGGCGATGGTGTTTGGCTTCTCCAGTGCGTTTGCGAACTCCTACATCCTGTTTGCAGTGCTGAGATTTCTCACTGGGTTCGGGCTGACAGGAATCACCATCAACTCAGTAGTTCTGA GCATCGAATGGGTCGACGTAGGTCATAGGTCGTTTATCGGTGTGATCGGCAGCCTGGCCTGGTCTGCAGGTAACATGCTGCTGGCCGGGTTTGCCTTCCTGGTGAATGACTGGCGGACACTGATCATGACTGTTACAGCCCCACTGGGGTTTGCAATTTTGACCTGGTG GTGGATTCCTGAATCTGCTCGATGGCTTTTAGCCAATGGTAAAATGGAAAAGGCCCAGTATTACCTTGATAGATGTGCTAAGTTCAACAAGAGACAAAAACTGTCATCCAAATTAAAATTAGAA ACACTCTCCAACATACAAATCCTGGAGAATCAGGACAAAAACTATTCTTACCTTGATCTATTTAAGACCCCAAAGATGAGACAGTTAACTCTGCTGACTGGGATTGTGTG GTACGGAGTTGCCTCGACGTATTATGGAATCAGTCTGAATATCAGCGGATTTGGTTTAAACATGTACCTCACACACTTCATCTATGCTGCCATTGAAGTTCCTGCCAAGCTGATGGTCTATTTCTTGCTCAACATCATTGGTCGGAGGAAGTGCCAAGCTGGCACCCTGTTACTGACGGGAACCTGCATCGCCATAAACATCTTTGCTCCAAAAGGTCATGGAACATTCTGTTTTACTACAGTT ttcaacCATTAA
- the LOC122996541 gene encoding solute carrier family 22 member 7-like isoform X1, whose protein sequence is MKFESILEEIDGFGPFQIAIIVLLCTPRIVLPCHFLLNNFIAAVPPHHCDISTLDNGGLFRNLTQAQRLTVSIPVRENGDPKSCEMFAEPQFQLLSNSSDSNDLQRVQCQSGWVYDNSTFTSTLATEWDLVCDRKSLTKTTGTIFFSGVMMGAIAFGFLCDKYGRKNTLLASYIMAMVFGFSSAFANSYILFAVLRFLTGFGLTGITINSVVLSIEWVDVGHRSFIGVIGSLAWSAGNMLLAGFAFLVNDWRTLIMTVTAPLGFAILTWWWIPESARWLLANGKMEKAQYYLDRCAKFNKRQKLSSKLKLETLSNIQILENQDKNYSYLDLFKTPKMRQLTLLTGIVWYGVASTYYGISLNISGFGLNMYLTHFIYAAIEVPAKLMVYFLLNIIGRRKCQAGTLLLTGTCIAINIFAPKDLWHVRATVAILGKGLSEASFTTIFLYTTELYPTVVRQNGLGYTSFISRVGVSFAPLILLLEDVWTTLPQVIICTVAIISGLVSFLLPETLNVRLPETIDDIEKPRRNHVSSHSLESS, encoded by the exons ATGAAGTTTGAGAGCATCTTGGAGGAAATTGACGGTTTTGGACCTTTCCAAATCGCCATCATCGTCTTGCTCTGCACCCCTAGAATAGTTCTGCCCTGTCACTTCTTACTGAATAACTTCATCGCTGCAGTGCCTCCTCACCACTGTGACATCAGCACCCTGGATAATGGAGGACTCTTCAGAAATTTAACTCAGGCGCAGAGACTGACAGTCAGCATTCCTGTGCGAGAAAATGGGGATCCAAAATCCTGCGAGATGTTTGCAGAGCCTCAGTTTCAGCTCTTATCCAACAGCTCCGACAGCAACGACCTGCAGAGAGTTCAGTGTCAGAGCGGATGGGTTTACGACAACTCCACCTTCACCTCCACCTTGGCAACAGAG TGGGACCTTGTCTGTGATAGAAAAAGCCTGACCAAAACCACAGGCACAATCTTCTTTTCCGGAGTGATGATGGGCGCAATAGCTTTTGGATTTCTCTGTGATAA GTATGGGAGGAAAAACACTCTCTTGGCCTCGTACATCATGGCGATGGTGTTTGGCTTCTCCAGTGCGTTTGCGAACTCCTACATCCTGTTTGCAGTGCTGAGATTTCTCACTGGGTTCGGGCTGACAGGAATCACCATCAACTCAGTAGTTCTGA GCATCGAATGGGTCGACGTAGGTCATAGGTCGTTTATCGGTGTGATCGGCAGCCTGGCCTGGTCTGCAGGTAACATGCTGCTGGCCGGGTTTGCCTTCCTGGTGAATGACTGGCGGACACTGATCATGACTGTTACAGCCCCACTGGGGTTTGCAATTTTGACCTGGTG GTGGATTCCTGAATCTGCTCGATGGCTTTTAGCCAATGGTAAAATGGAAAAGGCCCAGTATTACCTTGATAGATGTGCTAAGTTCAACAAGAGACAAAAACTGTCATCCAAATTAAAATTAGAA ACACTCTCCAACATACAAATCCTGGAGAATCAGGACAAAAACTATTCTTACCTTGATCTATTTAAGACCCCAAAGATGAGACAGTTAACTCTGCTGACTGGGATTGTGTG GTACGGAGTTGCCTCGACGTATTATGGAATCAGTCTGAATATCAGCGGATTTGGTTTAAACATGTACCTCACACACTTCATCTATGCTGCCATTGAAGTTCCTGCCAAGCTGATGGTCTATTTCTTGCTCAACATCATTGGTCGGAGGAAGTGCCAAGCTGGCACCCTGTTACTGACGGGAACCTGCATCGCCATAAACATCTTTGCTCCAAAAG ATCTGTGGCATGTGCGTGCCACTGTGGCCATTCTTGGAAAAGGCCTATCAGAAGCTTCCTTCACGACTATCTTCCTCTACACGACTGAGCTTTATCCCACAGTTGTCAG ACAAAACGGTCTGGGTTACACCAGCTTCATAAGTCGTGTGGGAGTGTCATTCGCTCCGCTCATCCTGCTGCTGGAGGACGTATGGACTACTCTTCCTCAAGTCATCATCTGCACTGTGGCCATCATATCTGGTCTGGTGTCTTTCCTGCTTCCAGAGACTCTGAATGTGAGGCTTCCAGAGACCATTGATGATATAGAAAAGCCAAG AAGGAATCatgtctcctctcactccttGGAGTCTTCGTGA